The proteins below are encoded in one region of Saccopteryx leptura isolate mSacLep1 chromosome 1, mSacLep1_pri_phased_curated, whole genome shotgun sequence:
- the TUB gene encoding tubby protein homolog isoform X8 encodes MDGLEMGLFTELGPRNPREPQYAAERGQGNPVRKEGGRSGFLFSVLDDEGNNLRQQKLDRQRALLEQKQKKKRQEPLMVQANADGRPRSRRARQSEEQAPLVESYLSSSGSTSYQAVQETDSLASVQLGAARPTAPASAKRTKAAAATGGQGGASRKEKKGKHKGTGGPASLAEDKSEAEGPVQILTVGQSDHAQDAGETAAGGGAEPSGQDLRATMQRKGISSSMSFDEEEEEEDENSSSSSQLNSNTRPSSATSKKSVREAASAPSPTAPEPAVDVEVEDLEEFALRPALQGITVKCRITRDKKGMDRGMYPTYFLHLDRDDGKKVFLLAGRKRKKSKTSNYLISVDPTDLSRGGDSYIGKLRSNLMGTKFTVYDNGVNPQKVSSPTLESGTLRLELAAVCYETNVLGFKGPRKMSVIVPGMNMVHERVCIRPRNEHETLLARWQNKNTETIIELQNKTPVWNDDTQSYVLNFHGRVTQASVKNFQIIHGNDPDYIVMQFGRVAEDVFTMDYNYPLCALQAFAIALSSFDSKLACE; translated from the exons TGTCTTAGATGATGAGGGCAACAACCTGAGGCAGCAGAAGCTTGACCGGCAG CGGGCACTGCTGGAGCAGAAGCAGAAGAAGAAGCGCCAGGAGCCGCTGATGGTGCAGGCCAACGCTGATGGGCGGCCACGCAGCCGGCGGGCCCGGCAGTCAGAGGAGCAGGCCCCCCTGGTGGAGTCCTACCTCAGCAGCAGTGGCAGCACCAGCTACCAAG CAGTTCAGGAGACCGACTCACTTGCCAGTGTGCAGCTGGGAGCTGCCCGCCCAACAGCACCAGCCTCAGCCAAGAGAACCAAGGCCGCTGCTGCCACGGGGGGCCAGGGCGGGGCCTctaggaaggagaagaagggcaAGCACAAAG GCACCGGCGGGCCAGCATCTCTGGCAGAAGACAAGTCTGAGGCCGAAGGCCCAGTGCAGATCCTGACTGTGGGCCAGTCGGACCACGCCCAGGACGCAGGGGAGACGGCAGCTGGTGGGGGCGCAGAGCCCAGCGGGCAGGACCTCCGTGCCACGATGCAGAGGAAGG GCATCTCCAGCAGCATGAGCTttgatgaggaagaggaggaggaggatgagaacAGCTCCAGTTCCTCTCAGCTAAACAGCAACACCCGCCCCAGCTCTGCTACCAGCAAGAAGTCCGTCAGG GAGGCGgcctcagcccccagccccacagctCCGGAGCCTGCGGTGGATGTCGAGGTTGAGGACCTGGAGGAGTTCGCACTGAGGCCCGCCCTCCAGGGCATCACCGTCAAGTGCCGCATCACACGGGATAAGAAGGGGATGGATCGGGGGATGTACCCCACCTACTTCCTGCACCTGGACCGAGATGATGGGAAGAAG GTGTTCCTCCTGgcgggaaggaagagaaagaagagtaaaACTTCCAATTACCTCATCTCTGTGGACCCAACGGACTTGTCTCGAGGAGGGGACAGCTACATCGGGAAACTGCG GTCCAACCTCATGGGCACCAAGTTCACCGTGTATGACAATGGCGTCAACCCTCAGAAGGTGTCATCCCCTACTCTGGAAAGTGGGACCTTGCGTCTGGAGCTGGCAGCCGTGTGCTAC GAGACAAATGTCTTAGGTTTTAAGGGGCCACGGAAGATGAGTGTGATTGTCCCGGGCATGAACATGGTTCATGAGAGAGTCTGCATCCGGCCTCGCAAC GAGCATGAGACGCTGCTAGCACGCTGGCAGAACAAGAACACAGAGACTATCATTGAGCTGCAAAACAAGACGCCTGTCTGGAATGACGACACACAGTCGTACGTACTCAACTTCCACGGGCGTGTCACACAGGCCTCCGTGAAGAACTTCCAGATCATCCATGGCAACGACC CGGACTACATCGTGATGCAGTTTGGCCGCGTGGCAGAGGACGTGTTCACCATGGATTACAACTACCCGCTGTGCGCGCTGCAGGCCTTTGCCATTGCCCTGTCCAGCTTCGACAGCAAGCTGGCCTGTGAATAG
- the TUB gene encoding tubby protein homolog isoform X6 translates to MLANQPSAEGGTPRPMGSQHSKQRRKLGPLKRGHRRDPDRRTTRRKYWKEGREIVRVLDDEGNNLRQQKLDRQRALLEQKQKKKRQEPLMVQANADGRPRSRRARQSEEQAPLVESYLSSSGSTSYQVQETDSLASVQLGAARPTAPASAKRTKAAAATGGQGGASRKEKKGKHKGTGGPASLAEDKSEAEGPVQILTVGQSDHAQDAGETAAGGGAEPSGQDLRATMQRKGISSSMSFDEEEEEEDENSSSSSQLNSNTRPSSATSKKSVREAASAPSPTAPEPAVDVEVEDLEEFALRPALQGITVKCRITRDKKGMDRGMYPTYFLHLDRDDGKKVFLLAGRKRKKSKTSNYLISVDPTDLSRGGDSYIGKLRSNLMGTKFTVYDNGVNPQKVSSPTLESGTLRLELAAVCYETNVLGFKGPRKMSVIVPGMNMVHERVCIRPRNEHETLLARWQNKNTETIIELQNKTPVWNDDTQSYVLNFHGRVTQASVKNFQIIHGNDPDYIVMQFGRVAEDVFTMDYNYPLCALQAFAIALSSFDSKLACE, encoded by the exons TGTCTTAGATGATGAGGGCAACAACCTGAGGCAGCAGAAGCTTGACCGGCAG CGGGCACTGCTGGAGCAGAAGCAGAAGAAGAAGCGCCAGGAGCCGCTGATGGTGCAGGCCAACGCTGATGGGCGGCCACGCAGCCGGCGGGCCCGGCAGTCAGAGGAGCAGGCCCCCCTGGTGGAGTCCTACCTCAGCAGCAGTGGCAGCACCAGCTACCAAG TTCAGGAGACCGACTCACTTGCCAGTGTGCAGCTGGGAGCTGCCCGCCCAACAGCACCAGCCTCAGCCAAGAGAACCAAGGCCGCTGCTGCCACGGGGGGCCAGGGCGGGGCCTctaggaaggagaagaagggcaAGCACAAAG GCACCGGCGGGCCAGCATCTCTGGCAGAAGACAAGTCTGAGGCCGAAGGCCCAGTGCAGATCCTGACTGTGGGCCAGTCGGACCACGCCCAGGACGCAGGGGAGACGGCAGCTGGTGGGGGCGCAGAGCCCAGCGGGCAGGACCTCCGTGCCACGATGCAGAGGAAGG GCATCTCCAGCAGCATGAGCTttgatgaggaagaggaggaggaggatgagaacAGCTCCAGTTCCTCTCAGCTAAACAGCAACACCCGCCCCAGCTCTGCTACCAGCAAGAAGTCCGTCAGG GAGGCGgcctcagcccccagccccacagctCCGGAGCCTGCGGTGGATGTCGAGGTTGAGGACCTGGAGGAGTTCGCACTGAGGCCCGCCCTCCAGGGCATCACCGTCAAGTGCCGCATCACACGGGATAAGAAGGGGATGGATCGGGGGATGTACCCCACCTACTTCCTGCACCTGGACCGAGATGATGGGAAGAAG GTGTTCCTCCTGgcgggaaggaagagaaagaagagtaaaACTTCCAATTACCTCATCTCTGTGGACCCAACGGACTTGTCTCGAGGAGGGGACAGCTACATCGGGAAACTGCG GTCCAACCTCATGGGCACCAAGTTCACCGTGTATGACAATGGCGTCAACCCTCAGAAGGTGTCATCCCCTACTCTGGAAAGTGGGACCTTGCGTCTGGAGCTGGCAGCCGTGTGCTAC GAGACAAATGTCTTAGGTTTTAAGGGGCCACGGAAGATGAGTGTGATTGTCCCGGGCATGAACATGGTTCATGAGAGAGTCTGCATCCGGCCTCGCAAC GAGCATGAGACGCTGCTAGCACGCTGGCAGAACAAGAACACAGAGACTATCATTGAGCTGCAAAACAAGACGCCTGTCTGGAATGACGACACACAGTCGTACGTACTCAACTTCCACGGGCGTGTCACACAGGCCTCCGTGAAGAACTTCCAGATCATCCATGGCAACGACC CGGACTACATCGTGATGCAGTTTGGCCGCGTGGCAGAGGACGTGTTCACCATGGATTACAACTACCCGCTGTGCGCGCTGCAGGCCTTTGCCATTGCCCTGTCCAGCTTCGACAGCAAGCTGGCCTGTGAATAG
- the TUB gene encoding tubby protein homolog isoform X11 — protein MEGVSSHRTLSYSRWSYDSVLDDEGNNLRQQKLDRQRALLEQKQKKKRQEPLMVQANADGRPRSRRARQSEEQAPLVESYLSSSGSTSYQAVQETDSLASVQLGAARPTAPASAKRTKAAAATGGQGGASRKEKKGKHKGTGGPASLAEDKSEAEGPVQILTVGQSDHAQDAGETAAGGGAEPSGQDLRATMQRKGISSSMSFDEEEEEEDENSSSSSQLNSNTRPSSATSKKSVREAASAPSPTAPEPAVDVEVEDLEEFALRPALQGITVKCRITRDKKGMDRGMYPTYFLHLDRDDGKKVFLLAGRKRKKSKTSNYLISVDPTDLSRGGDSYIGKLRSNLMGTKFTVYDNGVNPQKVSSPTLESGTLRLELAAVCYETNVLGFKGPRKMSVIVPGMNMVHERVCIRPRNEHETLLARWQNKNTETIIELQNKTPVWNDDTQSYVLNFHGRVTQASVKNFQIIHGNDPDYIVMQFGRVAEDVFTMDYNYPLCALQAFAIALSSFDSKLACE, from the exons TGTCTTAGATGATGAGGGCAACAACCTGAGGCAGCAGAAGCTTGACCGGCAG CGGGCACTGCTGGAGCAGAAGCAGAAGAAGAAGCGCCAGGAGCCGCTGATGGTGCAGGCCAACGCTGATGGGCGGCCACGCAGCCGGCGGGCCCGGCAGTCAGAGGAGCAGGCCCCCCTGGTGGAGTCCTACCTCAGCAGCAGTGGCAGCACCAGCTACCAAG CAGTTCAGGAGACCGACTCACTTGCCAGTGTGCAGCTGGGAGCTGCCCGCCCAACAGCACCAGCCTCAGCCAAGAGAACCAAGGCCGCTGCTGCCACGGGGGGCCAGGGCGGGGCCTctaggaaggagaagaagggcaAGCACAAAG GCACCGGCGGGCCAGCATCTCTGGCAGAAGACAAGTCTGAGGCCGAAGGCCCAGTGCAGATCCTGACTGTGGGCCAGTCGGACCACGCCCAGGACGCAGGGGAGACGGCAGCTGGTGGGGGCGCAGAGCCCAGCGGGCAGGACCTCCGTGCCACGATGCAGAGGAAGG GCATCTCCAGCAGCATGAGCTttgatgaggaagaggaggaggaggatgagaacAGCTCCAGTTCCTCTCAGCTAAACAGCAACACCCGCCCCAGCTCTGCTACCAGCAAGAAGTCCGTCAGG GAGGCGgcctcagcccccagccccacagctCCGGAGCCTGCGGTGGATGTCGAGGTTGAGGACCTGGAGGAGTTCGCACTGAGGCCCGCCCTCCAGGGCATCACCGTCAAGTGCCGCATCACACGGGATAAGAAGGGGATGGATCGGGGGATGTACCCCACCTACTTCCTGCACCTGGACCGAGATGATGGGAAGAAG GTGTTCCTCCTGgcgggaaggaagagaaagaagagtaaaACTTCCAATTACCTCATCTCTGTGGACCCAACGGACTTGTCTCGAGGAGGGGACAGCTACATCGGGAAACTGCG GTCCAACCTCATGGGCACCAAGTTCACCGTGTATGACAATGGCGTCAACCCTCAGAAGGTGTCATCCCCTACTCTGGAAAGTGGGACCTTGCGTCTGGAGCTGGCAGCCGTGTGCTAC GAGACAAATGTCTTAGGTTTTAAGGGGCCACGGAAGATGAGTGTGATTGTCCCGGGCATGAACATGGTTCATGAGAGAGTCTGCATCCGGCCTCGCAAC GAGCATGAGACGCTGCTAGCACGCTGGCAGAACAAGAACACAGAGACTATCATTGAGCTGCAAAACAAGACGCCTGTCTGGAATGACGACACACAGTCGTACGTACTCAACTTCCACGGGCGTGTCACACAGGCCTCCGTGAAGAACTTCCAGATCATCCATGGCAACGACC CGGACTACATCGTGATGCAGTTTGGCCGCGTGGCAGAGGACGTGTTCACCATGGATTACAACTACCCGCTGTGCGCGCTGCAGGCCTTTGCCATTGCCCTGTCCAGCTTCGACAGCAAGCTGGCCTGTGAATAG
- the TUB gene encoding tubby protein homolog isoform X5, producing MLANQPSAEGGTPRPMGSQHSKQRRKLGPLKRGHRRDPDRRTTRRKYWKEGREIVRVLDDEGNNLRQQKLDRQRALLEQKQKKKRQEPLMVQANADGRPRSRRARQSEEQAPLVESYLSSSGSTSYQAVQETDSLASVQLGAARPTAPASAKRTKAAAATGGQGGASRKEKKGKHKGTGGPASLAEDKSEAEGPVQILTVGQSDHAQDAGETAAGGGAEPSGQDLRATMQRKGISSSMSFDEEEEEEDENSSSSSQLNSNTRPSSATSKKSVREAASAPSPTAPEPAVDVEVEDLEEFALRPALQGITVKCRITRDKKGMDRGMYPTYFLHLDRDDGKKVFLLAGRKRKKSKTSNYLISVDPTDLSRGGDSYIGKLRSNLMGTKFTVYDNGVNPQKVSSPTLESGTLRLELAAVCYETNVLGFKGPRKMSVIVPGMNMVHERVCIRPRNEHETLLARWQNKNTETIIELQNKTPVWNDDTQSYVLNFHGRVTQASVKNFQIIHGNDPDYIVMQFGRVAEDVFTMDYNYPLCALQAFAIALSSFDSKLACE from the exons TGTCTTAGATGATGAGGGCAACAACCTGAGGCAGCAGAAGCTTGACCGGCAG CGGGCACTGCTGGAGCAGAAGCAGAAGAAGAAGCGCCAGGAGCCGCTGATGGTGCAGGCCAACGCTGATGGGCGGCCACGCAGCCGGCGGGCCCGGCAGTCAGAGGAGCAGGCCCCCCTGGTGGAGTCCTACCTCAGCAGCAGTGGCAGCACCAGCTACCAAG CAGTTCAGGAGACCGACTCACTTGCCAGTGTGCAGCTGGGAGCTGCCCGCCCAACAGCACCAGCCTCAGCCAAGAGAACCAAGGCCGCTGCTGCCACGGGGGGCCAGGGCGGGGCCTctaggaaggagaagaagggcaAGCACAAAG GCACCGGCGGGCCAGCATCTCTGGCAGAAGACAAGTCTGAGGCCGAAGGCCCAGTGCAGATCCTGACTGTGGGCCAGTCGGACCACGCCCAGGACGCAGGGGAGACGGCAGCTGGTGGGGGCGCAGAGCCCAGCGGGCAGGACCTCCGTGCCACGATGCAGAGGAAGG GCATCTCCAGCAGCATGAGCTttgatgaggaagaggaggaggaggatgagaacAGCTCCAGTTCCTCTCAGCTAAACAGCAACACCCGCCCCAGCTCTGCTACCAGCAAGAAGTCCGTCAGG GAGGCGgcctcagcccccagccccacagctCCGGAGCCTGCGGTGGATGTCGAGGTTGAGGACCTGGAGGAGTTCGCACTGAGGCCCGCCCTCCAGGGCATCACCGTCAAGTGCCGCATCACACGGGATAAGAAGGGGATGGATCGGGGGATGTACCCCACCTACTTCCTGCACCTGGACCGAGATGATGGGAAGAAG GTGTTCCTCCTGgcgggaaggaagagaaagaagagtaaaACTTCCAATTACCTCATCTCTGTGGACCCAACGGACTTGTCTCGAGGAGGGGACAGCTACATCGGGAAACTGCG GTCCAACCTCATGGGCACCAAGTTCACCGTGTATGACAATGGCGTCAACCCTCAGAAGGTGTCATCCCCTACTCTGGAAAGTGGGACCTTGCGTCTGGAGCTGGCAGCCGTGTGCTAC GAGACAAATGTCTTAGGTTTTAAGGGGCCACGGAAGATGAGTGTGATTGTCCCGGGCATGAACATGGTTCATGAGAGAGTCTGCATCCGGCCTCGCAAC GAGCATGAGACGCTGCTAGCACGCTGGCAGAACAAGAACACAGAGACTATCATTGAGCTGCAAAACAAGACGCCTGTCTGGAATGACGACACACAGTCGTACGTACTCAACTTCCACGGGCGTGTCACACAGGCCTCCGTGAAGAACTTCCAGATCATCCATGGCAACGACC CGGACTACATCGTGATGCAGTTTGGCCGCGTGGCAGAGGACGTGTTCACCATGGATTACAACTACCCGCTGTGCGCGCTGCAGGCCTTTGCCATTGCCCTGTCCAGCTTCGACAGCAAGCTGGCCTGTGAATAG
- the TUB gene encoding tubby protein homolog isoform X9, whose amino-acid sequence MTSKPHSDWIPYSVLDDEGNNLRQQKLDRQRALLEQKQKKKRQEPLMVQANADGRPRSRRARQSEEQAPLVESYLSSSGSTSYQAVQETDSLASVQLGAARPTAPASAKRTKAAAATGGQGGASRKEKKGKHKGTGGPASLAEDKSEAEGPVQILTVGQSDHAQDAGETAAGGGAEPSGQDLRATMQRKGISSSMSFDEEEEEEDENSSSSSQLNSNTRPSSATSKKSVREAASAPSPTAPEPAVDVEVEDLEEFALRPALQGITVKCRITRDKKGMDRGMYPTYFLHLDRDDGKKVFLLAGRKRKKSKTSNYLISVDPTDLSRGGDSYIGKLRSNLMGTKFTVYDNGVNPQKVSSPTLESGTLRLELAAVCYETNVLGFKGPRKMSVIVPGMNMVHERVCIRPRNEHETLLARWQNKNTETIIELQNKTPVWNDDTQSYVLNFHGRVTQASVKNFQIIHGNDPDYIVMQFGRVAEDVFTMDYNYPLCALQAFAIALSSFDSKLACE is encoded by the exons TGTCTTAGATGATGAGGGCAACAACCTGAGGCAGCAGAAGCTTGACCGGCAG CGGGCACTGCTGGAGCAGAAGCAGAAGAAGAAGCGCCAGGAGCCGCTGATGGTGCAGGCCAACGCTGATGGGCGGCCACGCAGCCGGCGGGCCCGGCAGTCAGAGGAGCAGGCCCCCCTGGTGGAGTCCTACCTCAGCAGCAGTGGCAGCACCAGCTACCAAG CAGTTCAGGAGACCGACTCACTTGCCAGTGTGCAGCTGGGAGCTGCCCGCCCAACAGCACCAGCCTCAGCCAAGAGAACCAAGGCCGCTGCTGCCACGGGGGGCCAGGGCGGGGCCTctaggaaggagaagaagggcaAGCACAAAG GCACCGGCGGGCCAGCATCTCTGGCAGAAGACAAGTCTGAGGCCGAAGGCCCAGTGCAGATCCTGACTGTGGGCCAGTCGGACCACGCCCAGGACGCAGGGGAGACGGCAGCTGGTGGGGGCGCAGAGCCCAGCGGGCAGGACCTCCGTGCCACGATGCAGAGGAAGG GCATCTCCAGCAGCATGAGCTttgatgaggaagaggaggaggaggatgagaacAGCTCCAGTTCCTCTCAGCTAAACAGCAACACCCGCCCCAGCTCTGCTACCAGCAAGAAGTCCGTCAGG GAGGCGgcctcagcccccagccccacagctCCGGAGCCTGCGGTGGATGTCGAGGTTGAGGACCTGGAGGAGTTCGCACTGAGGCCCGCCCTCCAGGGCATCACCGTCAAGTGCCGCATCACACGGGATAAGAAGGGGATGGATCGGGGGATGTACCCCACCTACTTCCTGCACCTGGACCGAGATGATGGGAAGAAG GTGTTCCTCCTGgcgggaaggaagagaaagaagagtaaaACTTCCAATTACCTCATCTCTGTGGACCCAACGGACTTGTCTCGAGGAGGGGACAGCTACATCGGGAAACTGCG GTCCAACCTCATGGGCACCAAGTTCACCGTGTATGACAATGGCGTCAACCCTCAGAAGGTGTCATCCCCTACTCTGGAAAGTGGGACCTTGCGTCTGGAGCTGGCAGCCGTGTGCTAC GAGACAAATGTCTTAGGTTTTAAGGGGCCACGGAAGATGAGTGTGATTGTCCCGGGCATGAACATGGTTCATGAGAGAGTCTGCATCCGGCCTCGCAAC GAGCATGAGACGCTGCTAGCACGCTGGCAGAACAAGAACACAGAGACTATCATTGAGCTGCAAAACAAGACGCCTGTCTGGAATGACGACACACAGTCGTACGTACTCAACTTCCACGGGCGTGTCACACAGGCCTCCGTGAAGAACTTCCAGATCATCCATGGCAACGACC CGGACTACATCGTGATGCAGTTTGGCCGCGTGGCAGAGGACGTGTTCACCATGGATTACAACTACCCGCTGTGCGCGCTGCAGGCCTTTGCCATTGCCCTGTCCAGCTTCGACAGCAAGCTGGCCTGTGAATAG